The Leadbettera azotonutricia ZAS-9 genome has a window encoding:
- a CDS encoding sulfide/dihydroorotate dehydrogenase-like FAD/NAD-binding protein yields the protein MNKIVSKKQWASDVFEMAVEAPLIARARKAGQFIILQLDTDWGERIPLTIADADEKAGTITLVLQTMGATTHKLAALEPGGHVENILGPLGNPTHIEKFGHAVCVGGGIGVAPLFPIVQAMKAAGNKVTVIMGARTKELIIFEDRMRKYADELIIVTDDGSYGRKGLVTEPLKEICASGHKPEMSIAIGPPIMMKFCVAAVKDFDVPIMVSLNTIMIDGTGMCGGCRVTVGGETKFVCVDGPEFDGHKVDFENMMARMKAYKDREDADHHKCHINLGIA from the coding sequence ATGAACAAGATAGTTTCAAAGAAGCAATGGGCTTCTGATGTTTTTGAGATGGCTGTTGAAGCCCCCCTCATAGCCAGGGCAAGAAAGGCTGGGCAGTTTATCATACTTCAGCTTGATACTGACTGGGGCGAGCGCATACCCCTGACAATAGCAGATGCCGATGAAAAGGCGGGAACGATTACCCTGGTGCTTCAAACCATGGGCGCCACCACCCATAAGCTTGCGGCACTGGAACCAGGCGGCCATGTGGAGAACATACTTGGCCCCCTGGGGAACCCCACCCATATCGAAAAATTCGGCCATGCGGTCTGCGTGGGCGGCGGCATAGGGGTCGCCCCTCTCTTTCCCATAGTCCAGGCAATGAAAGCCGCAGGCAATAAAGTGACGGTGATCATGGGCGCCCGTACCAAAGAGCTCATAATCTTCGAAGACAGAATGAGAAAATACGCCGACGAGCTTATCATTGTTACTGATGATGGTTCCTACGGGCGCAAAGGCCTGGTCACGGAACCTCTCAAGGAGATCTGCGCTTCCGGGCACAAGCCCGAAATGTCAATCGCCATAGGCCCTCCCATCATGATGAAATTCTGCGTGGCAGCAGTAAAAGATTTTGATGTACCCATAATGGTATCCCTCAACACTATTATGATTGACGGTACAGGCATGTGCGGGGGCTGCAGGGTCACAGTGGGCGGGGAAACTAAATTCGTCTGCGTTGACGGGCCGGAATTCGACGGCCACAAAGTGGACTTCGAAAATATGATGGCCCGCATGAAGGCTTACAAAGACAGGGAAGACGCGGATCACCATAAGTGCCATATCAATTTGGGAATAGCGTAA
- a CDS encoding IS256 family transposase, with protein MASTRKLKEKDLIDQILDQIDLKGMTQEEILGQEGLLKHLTGKLLSRVMNAEMDEHLGYEKNSNAGDNSGDSRNGYSEKTVLTENQSAVIQVPRDRNGTFEPKILAKHQRRLPIFNDQVISMYSFGMTDRDIKSHLEKIYNVEVSPELISRVTAAVMEEVKEWQNRQLEKSYAIVYLDALRVKTKQDGKSCTKSVYVALGVNFEGQKEVLGLWIAENEGAKFWMGVLNEIKNRGVEDILIACMDGLTGFPEAVRAVFPKTRIQLCIVHMVRNSTKFVSWKDLKKICADLKAIYSAATEEAGRDALEEFGKIWDAKYPMIYQSWDTHWDDLSEFFKYPPEIRKAIYTTNAIESLNYQLRKVTKNRSTFPNDDAIFKILYLAIRNASEKWTMPVRDWGMALNQFAIIFGNERVPF; from the coding sequence ATGGCCAGTACACGAAAACTGAAAGAGAAGGATCTGATCGACCAAATACTCGATCAGATAGACCTTAAAGGAATGACCCAGGAAGAAATCCTTGGACAGGAAGGATTATTAAAGCATCTGACAGGGAAGCTGCTAAGCCGTGTCATGAATGCTGAAATGGACGAGCATTTGGGGTATGAAAAGAATTCCAACGCCGGGGACAATTCGGGGGACAGCCGAAACGGGTACAGTGAAAAGACAGTCCTGACAGAGAATCAGAGTGCAGTGATACAGGTACCACGGGACCGCAATGGAACGTTCGAACCCAAGATACTGGCGAAACACCAAAGACGGCTCCCTATATTTAACGACCAGGTTATTTCGATGTATTCCTTTGGGATGACCGACCGGGATATTAAATCACACCTGGAAAAAATATATAACGTGGAAGTCTCCCCTGAATTGATAAGCCGTGTCACTGCAGCGGTGATGGAAGAAGTGAAGGAGTGGCAGAATCGGCAGCTGGAAAAATCTTATGCCATCGTGTATTTGGACGCCCTGAGGGTCAAGACCAAACAGGACGGGAAAAGCTGTACCAAGAGCGTCTATGTGGCTCTGGGAGTGAATTTCGAGGGTCAGAAGGAGGTATTGGGCCTTTGGATAGCGGAGAACGAAGGGGCTAAGTTCTGGATGGGCGTCCTGAACGAAATAAAGAACCGGGGAGTGGAAGACATACTCATCGCTTGCATGGACGGCCTTACCGGTTTCCCCGAAGCGGTTCGGGCAGTATTTCCCAAGACCCGTATCCAATTGTGCATTGTCCACATGGTGCGTAATTCCACCAAGTTTGTTTCCTGGAAAGACCTGAAAAAAATCTGTGCCGATCTTAAGGCCATATATTCGGCAGCCACCGAGGAAGCCGGCCGTGACGCACTGGAAGAATTCGGCAAGATATGGGATGCCAAGTACCCGATGATATACCAGTCCTGGGATACCCACTGGGATGACTTAAGCGAGTTCTTTAAATACCCGCCTGAAATCCGCAAGGCAATTTACACGACAAATGCAATTGAGTCATTAAATTACCAGCTGCGAAAAGTCACAAAAAACCGCTCGACATTTCCGAACGATGATGCTATATTTAAGATATTGTATTTGGCAATTAGGAATGCGTCAGAGAAATGGACAATGCCGGTACGGGATTGGGGGATGGCGCTCAACCAATTCGCTATTATTTTTGGCAATGAACGGGTTCCGTTCTAA
- a CDS encoding NADH:flavin oxidoreductase, translating to MKNLFDKTQLGKMTLENRFIRAAIGEKATKGHVNEFILDLYQGLAQGGVGTMITGFTLVDENEKNFPMLAFYDDSFRDGHIKLTNLVHKYNKNIILQLVYIGSYVMGDARGMSILAPSVVENLNTKVMPQEITVEQIKRIQQKFADTASRAKDAGYNGIEIHAAHGFLLSQFMTPYYNRRKDLYGGTVQNRARMALETYEAIRRAVGEDFPVWIKINVTDGFENEVSLDDALYLCKELTEKGINAIEISGAFSKFANDATSFFKNEAEKIAMENDTAIILTGGNKDFKEMTEILNTTKISYFGIARALTKEPGLINRFKKEFTK from the coding sequence ATGAAAAATTTATTTGATAAAACTCAATTAGGAAAAATGACCCTGGAAAACAGGTTTATCCGGGCTGCTATTGGTGAAAAAGCGACAAAAGGACACGTGAATGAATTTATTTTGGATTTGTATCAAGGTCTTGCGCAAGGCGGCGTAGGAACCATGATTACCGGTTTTACCTTGGTTGATGAAAATGAAAAGAATTTTCCTATGTTGGCATTTTATGATGATTCATTTAGGGATGGCCACATAAAATTAACCAACTTGGTGCATAAATACAATAAAAATATTATTTTACAATTGGTGTATATTGGATCTTATGTTATGGGAGACGCGAGGGGGATGTCAATTCTTGCGCCGAGCGTTGTGGAAAATTTAAACACCAAGGTTATGCCGCAAGAAATAACCGTTGAACAAATAAAAAGGATACAGCAAAAATTCGCTGACACCGCATCAAGAGCAAAAGATGCCGGTTATAACGGTATTGAAATACACGCGGCACATGGTTTTTTGCTTAGTCAGTTTATGACGCCATATTATAACCGCAGAAAAGATTTATATGGCGGTACTGTTCAAAACAGGGCAAGAATGGCATTGGAAACCTATGAGGCTATACGCAGGGCTGTAGGGGAAGATTTTCCTGTATGGATAAAAATAAATGTTACTGACGGTTTTGAAAATGAAGTTTCTTTGGATGATGCTTTGTATCTATGCAAGGAATTAACGGAAAAAGGGATAAATGCCATTGAAATTAGCGGTGCTTTTAGCAAATTCGCAAACGATGCGACATCTTTTTTCAAGAATGAGGCTGAAAAAATAGCAATGGAAAACGATACGGCAATAATTTTAACAGGCGGAAACAAGGATTTTAAAGAAATGACCGAAATTTTAAACACTACAAAAATAAGTTATTTTGGAATAGCAAGGGCACTTACAAAAGAGCCTGGTTTAATCAATAGATTTAAAAAAGAATTTACAAAATGA
- the gltA gene encoding NADPH-dependent glutamate synthase: protein MSDVIKTRDELDAEAKNLLDTITAKISAGEKITPKDRMAIPAQEMPVQEPKARGKNLNEVALGYGEHQAMLEAFRCLGCGNAPCIKGCPVQVPIPRFIAEIQKGDFGAAAKVIKETNLLPAVCGRVCPQEKQCQEQCTLGKSLKSVEKAVSIGRLERFVADLEREQGTAEIPAIKPKSGKRAAVIGSGPAGLTTAADLAREGHEVTIFEAFHKPGGVMVYGIPEFRLPKAIVQAEVDNLKKMGVKIETNFLTGRTRTLEQLVNEDGFGAVFVGVGAGLPKFMGCPGENLVGVFSANEYLTRSNLMKAYDSDNAATPVFRPKVAAVIGGGNVAMDAARMALRLGADSVHVVYRRTQEEMPARAEEVAHAMEEGIVFEFLRNPSRILGSDKGWVTGMELQKFELGEADASGRRSPVPIPGSEYTFDCDTVIVALGNESNPLLVQTTPNLKADRKGRILVDENQKTSLDKVFAGGDIVLGAATVILAMGDGRRAAVAMNELLK, encoded by the coding sequence ATGAGCGATGTTATCAAGACCAGGGACGAACTGGACGCTGAGGCGAAGAATTTGCTTGACACTATTACTGCGAAAATTTCCGCAGGGGAAAAAATAACCCCCAAGGATCGCATGGCAATTCCGGCGCAGGAGATGCCTGTCCAGGAACCCAAAGCCCGGGGCAAAAACCTAAATGAAGTAGCCCTGGGGTATGGGGAGCATCAGGCCATGCTTGAAGCTTTCCGCTGTTTGGGCTGCGGGAATGCGCCCTGCATCAAAGGCTGCCCTGTGCAGGTTCCCATACCGCGCTTTATTGCGGAGATACAGAAAGGGGATTTTGGGGCCGCGGCAAAGGTAATTAAAGAAACCAATTTGCTGCCGGCTGTGTGCGGAAGGGTTTGCCCCCAGGAGAAACAGTGCCAGGAACAATGCACCTTGGGGAAGAGCCTTAAAAGCGTGGAAAAGGCTGTTTCCATAGGCAGGCTCGAGCGTTTTGTGGCGGATCTTGAGCGCGAACAGGGCACAGCGGAAATTCCGGCAATAAAGCCAAAATCGGGGAAGAGGGCGGCTGTTATCGGGTCGGGCCCTGCGGGGCTCACAACTGCTGCGGATCTTGCCCGGGAAGGCCATGAGGTTACCATCTTCGAAGCCTTCCATAAACCGGGCGGAGTCATGGTGTACGGCATACCCGAATTCAGGCTCCCCAAGGCCATAGTCCAGGCTGAAGTTGACAACCTCAAAAAGATGGGCGTAAAAATCGAGACCAACTTTCTGACAGGCCGCACCAGGACCCTGGAACAGCTTGTAAACGAAGACGGCTTTGGGGCTGTCTTTGTCGGCGTGGGAGCAGGGCTGCCCAAGTTCATGGGCTGCCCAGGAGAAAACCTCGTGGGTGTTTTCAGCGCCAATGAATACCTTACCCGCTCCAATTTGATGAAAGCCTACGACAGCGATAATGCCGCCACCCCGGTATTCCGCCCAAAGGTTGCAGCAGTGATAGGCGGCGGCAATGTGGCTATGGATGCAGCCCGCATGGCCCTGCGTCTTGGGGCGGACTCTGTCCATGTCGTCTACCGCCGCACCCAGGAAGAGATGCCGGCCCGCGCCGAGGAAGTGGCCCATGCCATGGAGGAGGGCATAGTTTTCGAGTTCCTCCGCAACCCCTCCCGTATTCTGGGAAGCGATAAAGGCTGGGTTACGGGCATGGAACTCCAAAAGTTTGAGCTTGGCGAGGCCGACGCTTCGGGCAGGAGGAGTCCTGTGCCCATCCCCGGTTCCGAATATACCTTTGACTGCGATACCGTGATTGTGGCCCTGGGGAATGAATCGAACCCCCTGCTGGTGCAAACCACCCCCAATCTCAAAGCCGACAGGAAAGGCCGTATCCTGGTGGACGAAAATCAAAAAACCTCCCTTGATAAGGTATTTGCAGGAGGCGATATTGTCCTTGGGGCTGCCACCGTCATACTCGCCATGGGCGATGGCCGCAGGGCTGCAGTTGCCATGAATGAACTGTTAAAATAG
- a CDS encoding alpha-galactosidase — MPITVKNSQFRLDSRSTSYIFSLYLDKYPCHHYWGKTLPKDADLSYLAANRVAYRPSFTTPIPNTATFLAELQLEFSVLGNGDHRTPVFHAAYADGSTVSDFVYESHRIIKGKPRLRGLPATYAEKDSEAETLELILKDTLTGLRVILAYTVFEEYDAIARSIRYENTGQDDIEILSPGSMGMDFSGQDFRILHLHGDWMRERQIEYIPVAHGIFNADSKRGHSSHMQNPFVALLRGKNAAEQPDDYATENSGEVYGFSLVYSGNFSAVVEGSPQGGTRVVMGINPFNFSWNLKKGESFQTPEVVIVYSDKGLGGMSLRYHKLYRERLARGKHRDAPRPMVINNWEATGMEFTEQKIIDIAKAGSGLGIEMFVLDDGWFGKRDKDDSSLGDWFTYKEKLPGGLGNLIKTVNGFGMKFGLWFEPEMVSPDSDLYRAHPDWCLHAEGRHRTTGRDQLVLNLSKAEARDYLFDSITAILKSGNIEYVKWDCNRNITETSSRDQQHRHMLGVYDLMERLVSTFPDILFESCSGGGGRFDPGILYYMPQNWTSDNTDPIDRLRIQYGTSLVYPPSAMTAHVGKIKVGETGMNRFMHTCALAAMGFNFGFELDLSKLSEDERTQAIGYVKTYQSIREVVQYGDFYRLENPFSAATASWMTVSPDKSRAAAFFFQTRKRRNDEERRIRLKGLEPSRLYKCSEGAVPPNQKEVWGSNNGSQRPAYYGAELMEVGIRIPEDGYEYAARMLILE; from the coding sequence ATGCCCATTACCGTCAAAAACAGCCAGTTCCGCCTGGATAGCCGCAGCACGAGCTATATCTTCTCCCTTTACCTTGATAAATACCCCTGCCATCACTATTGGGGCAAAACGCTTCCAAAAGATGCTGACCTGAGCTACCTGGCTGCAAACCGCGTGGCATACAGGCCCTCATTTACCACGCCTATCCCAAATACCGCGACCTTCCTTGCGGAACTCCAGCTTGAATTTTCCGTCCTGGGGAATGGGGATCACCGTACCCCGGTTTTCCATGCCGCCTATGCCGACGGTTCCACGGTGAGCGATTTTGTGTACGAAAGCCACCGCATCATAAAGGGCAAGCCAAGGCTCCGGGGCCTTCCGGCTACGTATGCTGAAAAAGACAGCGAGGCCGAAACCCTTGAGCTGATTTTGAAGGATACCCTCACGGGCCTCAGGGTTATTCTGGCATATACGGTTTTTGAAGAATACGATGCCATTGCCCGCAGCATACGCTACGAAAATACAGGCCAGGACGATATTGAAATCCTCTCCCCCGGCTCCATGGGCATGGATTTTTCCGGTCAGGATTTCCGCATACTCCACCTCCACGGCGACTGGATGAGGGAACGGCAGATTGAATATATCCCCGTCGCTCATGGGATCTTCAACGCCGACAGCAAGCGGGGCCATTCAAGCCACATGCAGAACCCCTTTGTCGCCCTGCTGCGCGGAAAGAACGCTGCGGAACAGCCCGATGACTATGCAACAGAAAACAGCGGGGAAGTCTACGGCTTCTCCCTGGTTTACTCGGGGAATTTTTCCGCCGTTGTCGAGGGCAGCCCCCAGGGAGGAACCAGGGTAGTGATGGGCATCAACCCCTTTAATTTCAGCTGGAATTTAAAGAAGGGCGAAAGCTTCCAGACCCCCGAGGTCGTAATAGTTTATTCGGACAAGGGCCTTGGCGGCATGAGCCTCCGCTACCACAAACTCTACCGCGAGCGCCTTGCCCGGGGAAAGCACCGCGACGCCCCAAGACCCATGGTGATCAACAACTGGGAAGCCACAGGCATGGAATTCACCGAGCAGAAGATCATCGACATAGCAAAAGCCGGAAGCGGACTTGGCATAGAGATGTTTGTCCTTGACGACGGCTGGTTCGGCAAAAGGGACAAGGATGATTCTTCCCTGGGTGACTGGTTCACCTACAAGGAAAAACTTCCCGGTGGCCTCGGGAATCTTATAAAAACAGTCAACGGTTTCGGCATGAAATTCGGCCTCTGGTTCGAGCCGGAAATGGTTTCCCCTGACAGCGACCTCTACCGCGCTCACCCCGACTGGTGCCTCCACGCCGAAGGCCGCCACCGCACCACAGGCCGGGATCAGCTGGTGCTGAATCTGTCTAAGGCCGAAGCGCGCGATTATCTCTTTGACAGCATTACTGCGATCCTCAAATCGGGAAACATCGAATATGTAAAATGGGATTGCAACCGCAATATCACCGAGACTTCTTCACGGGATCAGCAGCACCGCCACATGCTGGGGGTCTACGACCTTATGGAACGCCTTGTTTCCACATTCCCGGACATACTCTTCGAAAGCTGTTCAGGCGGAGGCGGCCGTTTCGATCCCGGCATCCTCTATTACATGCCCCAAAACTGGACCAGCGACAATACCGACCCCATAGACCGCCTGCGTATCCAGTACGGCACTTCCCTTGTGTACCCACCCTCTGCCATGACCGCCCATGTAGGGAAGATCAAAGTCGGCGAAACCGGCATGAACCGCTTTATGCACACCTGCGCCCTGGCTGCCATGGGCTTTAACTTCGGCTTTGAACTCGACCTCTCCAAGCTCTCCGAAGATGAACGCACCCAGGCTATAGGCTACGTAAAAACTTACCAGAGCATACGTGAAGTGGTGCAGTACGGCGACTTCTACCGCCTCGAAAATCCCTTTAGCGCTGCTACTGCTTCCTGGATGACCGTAAGCCCGGACAAATCCCGGGCGGCGGCCTTCTTCTTCCAGACCCGGAAACGGCGCAACGACGAAGAACGCCGCATACGCCTCAAGGGCCTTGAACCTTCGCGCCTTTACAAATGCAGCGAAGGCGCGGTTCCCCCTAACCAAAAGGAAGTTTGGGGCAGTAACAACGGCTCGCAGCGGCCTGCCTATTACGGCGCGGAACTTATGGAAGTAGGGATACGCATACCCGAAGATGGGTACGAATATGCGGCGAGGATGTTGATATTGGAATAG
- a CDS encoding Gfo/Idh/MocA family protein gives MVFKNGKNVKVGIVGLGGRGRSQMSVLLDMEDVEVAAVCDVYEDRAEAGKKLVQEKRGKAPFKTTDFKELLKQDLESVVITCSWENHITVAIAAMEAGKQVAMEVGGASSLNECWSLVRTAEKTGKTCMLLENCCYGKEEMQILNMVKKGLFGEVIHCQGGYHHDLREEVGWGDRDRHYRQNHFHHRNGELYPTHELGPIAKVLDINRGNRMVYLTAMASKARGMKLWAEKNRPGDPVGTFDWNEGDIVTTSIRCANGETIILSHDCTLPRPYSRGGYVHGTKGIWMEDNASVFLEGLSPENENYWTHAIWEPFQKYEDQYGHPLWKAYENYGVRGGHDGMDFLVLRAFVESVQNRTPAPIDVYDAASWMAITCLSEMSISRGSMPVDIPDFTDGRWINREKPAAHCYSLDGVWDTCFA, from the coding sequence ATGGTTTTCAAGAACGGGAAAAACGTCAAGGTCGGCATTGTGGGCCTGGGCGGCAGGGGCAGGAGCCAAATGTCGGTGCTTCTCGATATGGAAGATGTTGAGGTCGCCGCTGTCTGCGATGTGTACGAAGACCGGGCCGAAGCAGGCAAAAAGCTGGTACAGGAAAAGCGGGGCAAGGCCCCCTTTAAAACCACTGATTTCAAAGAGCTTCTAAAGCAGGACCTTGAATCAGTGGTCATTACCTGTTCCTGGGAAAACCACATCACTGTTGCAATCGCCGCCATGGAAGCGGGCAAACAGGTTGCCATGGAAGTAGGAGGCGCCTCTTCCCTGAATGAATGCTGGTCCTTGGTCCGCACTGCCGAAAAAACGGGAAAAACCTGCATGCTCCTTGAAAACTGCTGTTACGGCAAAGAGGAGATGCAGATCCTCAACATGGTAAAGAAAGGCCTTTTCGGCGAAGTCATCCATTGTCAGGGCGGCTATCACCATGATCTCCGGGAAGAAGTGGGATGGGGCGACAGGGATCGCCATTACAGGCAGAACCATTTTCATCACCGCAACGGCGAGCTCTACCCCACCCACGAACTCGGGCCTATTGCAAAAGTCCTGGATATAAACAGGGGCAACCGTATGGTGTACCTCACCGCCATGGCCAGCAAAGCCCGGGGCATGAAGCTGTGGGCCGAGAAAAACCGCCCCGGAGACCCTGTCGGCACATTTGACTGGAACGAAGGCGACATTGTCACTACCAGCATACGCTGCGCCAACGGCGAAACCATAATCCTGAGCCACGACTGCACATTGCCCAGGCCCTATTCCCGGGGCGGCTATGTGCATGGCACAAAAGGTATATGGATGGAAGACAACGCCTCGGTGTTCCTTGAGGGCCTAAGCCCCGAAAACGAAAACTACTGGACTCACGCTATCTGGGAACCCTTCCAAAAATACGAGGATCAATACGGCCATCCCCTCTGGAAAGCCTACGAAAATTACGGCGTCCGGGGAGGGCATGACGGCATGGATTTCCTGGTGCTCCGGGCTTTTGTGGAAAGCGTGCAAAACAGGACTCCCGCGCCTATCGATGTGTACGATGCCGCAAGCTGGATGGCCATAACCTGCCTGAGCGAAATGTCCATTTCCCGGGGCAGCATGCCTGTGGATATACCCGATTTTACCGATGGACGCTGGATCAACCGCGAAAAGCCGGCTGCCCACTGCTATTCGCTCGATGGGGTTTGGGATACATGTTTCGCATAA
- the ftsH gene encoding ATP-dependent zinc metalloprotease FtsH: MEPNLDKNEGGSPASGPKKPGIINILLVGIVIIFLLNTFVGSFTASKKVQIEYGQFVELVESGAVRQVQIDADEVALTLKNEADPGLVGRVLRQTGAGDLAKGQGSATGNLVYYTGKVDDPGLTERLIKNDVAFYKPIIRSSPLLSILSSWIFPLLIFYVIYFFIMKGFGSRLGGGLGGMMNVGKSRAKKYDMEKSTGISFDDVAGQDEAKESLTELVDYLQHPEKYQEIGAKQPKGALLVGPPGTGKTLLARAVAGEAKVPFFSLSGSEFVEMFVGVGASRVRDLFAESAKHAPCIIFIDEIDAIGKSRDNQMGGNDEREQTLNQLLAEMDGFDSGKGILILAATNRPEILDKALLRPGRFDRRVIVEKPDLPGREAVLKVHAKKIILGSDVDLAEIARSTSGATGADLANMVNEAALGAVRMGRKETLQEDFMEAVETVIAGKEKKDRILNPKEKRMVAFHETGHALASALQKDAIPVQKITIVPRTMGTLGYTMNVPEEERFLMTKSELLAQITVLLAGRAAEEIEFGEESTGAANDIERATALARSMVTQYGMSGKFGAMSLESVQNRYLDGRNVFTASEASGAAADEEISGILAACHEQALIMLKENQGKLSEIAEYLITNETISGVRFMEIFREEKAA; this comes from the coding sequence ATGGAACCGAATCTTGATAAGAATGAGGGCGGATCGCCTGCATCGGGACCGAAAAAGCCGGGGATTATCAATATCCTCCTTGTCGGTATTGTCATTATCTTCCTCCTCAATACTTTTGTGGGGAGCTTCACTGCCTCGAAGAAGGTGCAGATCGAGTACGGCCAGTTTGTGGAGCTTGTTGAAAGCGGCGCAGTGAGGCAGGTGCAGATAGACGCCGATGAGGTGGCGCTTACCTTGAAAAACGAGGCTGATCCGGGGCTTGTGGGCCGTGTGTTGCGGCAGACAGGGGCTGGAGACCTTGCCAAGGGGCAGGGCTCTGCCACGGGGAACCTGGTGTACTACACGGGCAAAGTGGACGACCCGGGGCTTACCGAGCGGCTCATCAAAAACGATGTGGCTTTCTATAAGCCCATAATCCGCTCAAGCCCCCTCCTGAGCATACTTTCAAGCTGGATTTTCCCCCTCCTTATCTTCTATGTGATTTATTTCTTTATAATGAAGGGCTTCGGGAGCCGTCTGGGCGGCGGCCTCGGGGGTATGATGAATGTGGGCAAGTCCAGGGCCAAAAAATATGATATGGAAAAAAGCACAGGCATTTCCTTTGATGATGTGGCTGGGCAGGACGAAGCCAAAGAAAGCCTTACGGAACTGGTGGATTACCTTCAGCATCCTGAAAAATACCAGGAGATAGGGGCAAAGCAGCCCAAGGGCGCCCTCCTTGTGGGGCCTCCGGGAACGGGCAAGACCCTTCTGGCAAGGGCGGTGGCCGGGGAGGCAAAAGTGCCGTTTTTCTCGCTTTCGGGTTCTGAGTTTGTGGAGATGTTCGTCGGCGTGGGTGCGAGCCGCGTCAGGGATCTCTTTGCCGAATCCGCAAAGCATGCGCCATGCATCATTTTCATCGACGAAATCGATGCAATTGGCAAGAGCCGGGACAATCAGATGGGGGGCAACGACGAACGCGAGCAGACCCTGAACCAGCTTTTGGCCGAGATGGATGGCTTTGATTCGGGCAAGGGCATTCTAATATTGGCCGCGACAAACCGGCCCGAGATACTCGACAAGGCCCTGCTCCGGCCGGGGCGTTTTGATCGCCGTGTCATTGTCGAAAAGCCCGACCTCCCCGGAAGGGAAGCGGTTCTCAAAGTGCATGCAAAAAAAATCATCCTTGGCAGCGATGTGGATTTAGCCGAGATTGCCCGCTCCACCAGCGGGGCTACCGGCGCGGACCTTGCCAACATGGTGAACGAAGCAGCCCTCGGCGCAGTGCGCATGGGCAGGAAAGAAACCCTGCAGGAAGATTTTATGGAAGCCGTGGAGACTGTCATTGCGGGGAAGGAGAAGAAGGACCGCATCCTCAACCCCAAGGAAAAACGTATGGTGGCCTTCCACGAGACCGGCCACGCCCTTGCTTCTGCCTTGCAGAAAGACGCAATCCCGGTGCAAAAAATCACGATAGTGCCCCGCACCATGGGTACCCTGGGCTATACCATGAATGTCCCCGAGGAGGAACGCTTCCTCATGACCAAGTCCGAGCTGCTTGCCCAGATCACGGTACTGCTTGCGGGCCGGGCCGCCGAGGAAATCGAATTCGGCGAGGAAAGCACCGGTGCCGCCAACGATATCGAACGGGCAACCGCGCTTGCCCGCAGCATGGTGACCCAGTACGGCATGAGCGGGAAGTTCGGGGCCATGTCCCTCGAAAGCGTTCAGAACCGCTATCTTGATGGACGCAATGTGTTTACCGCCTCGGAAGCATCCGGGGCTGCTGCGGACGAGGAGATTTCGGGTATACTTGCGGCATGTCACGAGCAAGCGTTGATAATGCTTAAAGAGAACCAGGGGAAGCTTTCGGAAATCGCAGAATATTTAATAACGAATGAAACCATCAGCGGCGTCCGCTTTATGGAAATATTCCGCGAGGAAAAGGCGGCGTAG
- a CDS encoding Holliday junction resolvase-like protein, whose product MGLHQGRRQERAEWEGGRVEEIVKARLKQSRAVLGGLVSEQMAPLLPDFPFDPGDCRFIGKPVDFIVFKGMNAKAIDEVIFLEVKSGASRTLNDQEKRLRDAVLAGRVSWAEFDV is encoded by the coding sequence ATGGGCCTCCATCAGGGGCGCAGGCAGGAGCGGGCCGAGTGGGAAGGCGGACGCGTGGAGGAGATTGTCAAGGCCAGGCTCAAGCAGTCCAGGGCTGTTTTGGGCGGCCTTGTCTCCGAACAGATGGCGCCGCTCCTGCCGGATTTTCCCTTTGATCCCGGGGACTGCCGCTTTATCGGGAAGCCTGTGGATTTCATTGTTTTTAAGGGGATGAATGCAAAGGCAATCGACGAGGTCATTTTCCTTGAAGTGAAAAGCGGTGCATCCAGGACTTTGAACGACCAGGAAAAACGCCTTAGGGACGCTGTCCTTGCAGGCCGGGTGAGCTGGGCTGAATTTGATGTGTAA